The sequence CGGATCCGCGCCTGCCCTATCGGCTCCTGCGAGGTCACGAAGTGCCGGGCGAGGTGGATGCCGAACTGCTCGGCGGATTCGATGCCGTGCTCCTTGGCGAAGGCGTACACCGTGTTCTTGGTGGTGTCCGTCGGCAGGACGTTCGCGTTGGAGCCCGAGTAGTGGACCTCCTCCATGTCACCGCTGAGGGCGACGGAGACGTTCAGGTCCTTGATGTGGTGGGTGGCGCCGTCCCTGGTGATCCGGACGACGCGGTTCTCGGCCTTGCCGTACTGGTTCTGGGCCAGCACCGCCGGGCGGGCAGGACGGGAAGTGGAGGTCATGTCTGCTAGCTCCCTCGGTAAACGGAGTAGCCGAACGGGTTGAGCAGCAGCGGTACGTGATAGTGCTCCCCCGGATTGACGGCGAACGTGATCGCCACCTCGGGGAAGAACACCTGTGCGGCACCGCTGTCCCGGTTCGCGGGGGCGTCCTGCTGCGCCTCGGCTTGCTTGTTCTCTGACGTGCTCTCGGACTCGTCGACAGCGGACTCGTCGCGCTCGGACTTGTCGCGCTCGGACTTGTTCTCGAAGTACGCCTCGACGGCGAAGTCGAGCCGTACGTGTGTGGTGCCCTGCGGCAGGGCCGGCAGGTCCTTGCACCGGCCGTCCCCGTCGGTCGCGGAGGCGCCGAGTGCCTGCCAGTCCGCGTCACGGCCGCCGCGGGCCGCGAGCCGGACGGCGACCTCCCCGGCGGGGCGGCCGACGCTGGTGTCCAGGATGTGGGTGGACACCGAAGCGACCGGAGCGGCGGGAGTGACGGAAGCGGTGGTCTCGGTGCTCATGCGGGTGCGTCCTCTTCGGCGGATGGAGCGACGAGTGGGGCGAGCCGGATACGGTTGATCTTGCCCAGTTCGGCGCGCACGATCTCGCGCTCCTGGCCGGGCGTGTTCTCGATCCGCTCCTTGAGGGCGTCGCGCATCTGCTCGCCGGTGAGGCCGGTGGCGCAGATCAGGAAGACATGGCCGAACCTCTCCTGGTACGCCAGGTTCAGTTCCAGCATCTCCGCCCTGAGTTCGTCGGAGGCGCCGGCCATGCCGCGCTGCTCGCGGGAGGAGGTCGGGTCGCCCGGCTTCGGACGTCCGATCGGCGGGTGTCCGGCCATCGCCTCCGCCAGGTCGGCGGCGGTCAGATCGGCCATGGCGGCGTCGCTCTGCGCGAGGAGGTCGTCCCCGGTGGCGTACGGACGCCGGGTGAGCAGCCGGTGCGCCCACGTCGCCGAGGCGCACAGCTCGTGGAGGGCGGCGCGGGCCGCGGGTTCCTCCAGGGCGTTGAACCGGGCGAGACCGCCAGGTGTCGTACTCGACGTCACGGGAAGCCTCCGTGGCCTTGTGCTGGACGGGCTGCGGCCAGCTAACGCCCTCGGAAACTTCACGTCAACACTTTGTTGAAAATTCCGGGTAACGAAGGCGCCCTCCAGTCAGGCACCCCGCTCCCACCCCAAGCACCCTTCCCCAGCTCAGGCGTCCTTCTCTCGGTTCAGGTAGTTGTAGACGGTGAACCGGCTGACGCCGAGCGCGCTCGCGACGGTCTCCACGCCGTGCCGCACGGAGAAGGCTCCGCGCGCCTCAAGTATCCGTACGACCTCCTGCTTGGC is a genomic window of Streptomyces sp. NBC_00414 containing:
- the uraD gene encoding 2-oxo-4-hydroxy-4-carboxy-5-ureidoimidazoline decarboxylase, with the protein product MTSSTTPGGLARFNALEEPAARAALHELCASATWAHRLLTRRPYATGDDLLAQSDAAMADLTAADLAEAMAGHPPIGRPKPGDPTSSREQRGMAGASDELRAEMLELNLAYQERFGHVFLICATGLTGEQMRDALKERIENTPGQEREIVRAELGKINRIRLAPLVAPSAEEDAPA
- a CDS encoding hydroxyisourate hydrolase codes for the protein MSTETTASVTPAAPVASVSTHILDTSVGRPAGEVAVRLAARGGRDADWQALGASATDGDGRCKDLPALPQGTTHVRLDFAVEAYFENKSERDKSERDESAVDESESTSENKQAEAQQDAPANRDSGAAQVFFPEVAITFAVNPGEHYHVPLLLNPFGYSVYRGS